One Dictyoglomus turgidum DSM 6724 DNA window includes the following coding sequences:
- the yaaA gene encoding S4 domain-containing protein YaaA yields MKEVKIYTEYITLGQFLKWCRIVETGGQAKNLILAGKVKVNGEIELHRSRKLKHGDVVEIDGEKYVVMVGE; encoded by the coding sequence ATGAAGGAAGTAAAAATCTATACAGAGTATATTACATTAGGACAATTTTTGAAATGGTGTAGAATTGTGGAAACAGGAGGGCAAGCTAAAAATCTTATTTTAGCGGGAAAGGTAAAAGTTAATGGAGAAATAGAACTTCATAGAAGTAGAAAGTTAAAACATGGAGATGTGGTAGAGATTGATGGAGAAAAATATGTTGTGATGGTGGGAGAGTAA
- the recF gene encoding DNA replication/repair protein RecF (All proteins in this family for which functions are known are DNA-binding proteins that assist the filamentation of RecA onto DNA for the initiation of recombination or recombinational repair.) — MRLIDLKVINFRNLKNLSLNFFDVNIFYGENAQGKTNILEGIYFLFSGKSFRTKNEKEIIRWGEESFYLKGNVDWQSQNLILETALSGEEKRIKINQKNLKRYRDMVFLFPIILFSQEEIENFKKGPSQRRYLLNRFISTLSYKYHKALSEYYKALYQRNLTLKNERDVSLWNSTLIRLGGYILFERRNVMEEIKRKVKEVSNNLLGRDFLEVEYLSSVPLGDSEEEMLKNFETMLKEKEWEEKRKKYTLVGPHRDDVILRVIRDNVKYDLRKFGSAGEKKLGYIIWKLAQVEILSENRKEKPILLIDDLFGDLDEDKQRKVWEGIKNFQIFLTTPIRIEFLKDFPHFLVKNGEVILNA; from the coding sequence TTGCGTCTTATAGATTTAAAGGTCATAAATTTTAGGAATTTGAAAAATTTAAGTTTAAATTTTTTCGACGTGAATATATTTTATGGGGAAAATGCTCAAGGAAAAACTAATATCCTTGAGGGTATATATTTTCTTTTTTCTGGAAAATCCTTTAGAACTAAAAATGAAAAGGAAATTATAAGGTGGGGAGAAGAAAGTTTTTATCTTAAAGGAAATGTGGATTGGCAAAGCCAAAATCTTATACTGGAGACAGCCCTCTCAGGGGAGGAAAAAAGAATAAAGATTAATCAAAAAAATTTGAAAAGATATAGAGATATGGTCTTCCTTTTTCCCATAATACTTTTTTCTCAAGAAGAGATAGAAAATTTTAAAAAGGGTCCGTCTCAGAGAAGGTATTTACTAAATAGGTTTATCTCTACCTTATCTTATAAATATCACAAAGCTCTTTCAGAATATTATAAGGCTTTATATCAAAGAAACTTAACTCTTAAAAATGAGAGAGATGTTAGCCTTTGGAATTCCACACTAATTAGATTAGGGGGATATATTCTTTTTGAGAGAAGGAATGTGATGGAAGAGATAAAGCGTAAGGTTAAAGAAGTTTCTAATAATCTCCTTGGTAGAGATTTCCTTGAAGTAGAGTATCTTTCTTCAGTGCCTTTAGGAGATTCAGAAGAAGAGATGCTAAAAAATTTTGAGACAATGTTAAAAGAGAAAGAATGGGAAGAAAAAAGGAAAAAATATACTTTAGTAGGTCCCCACAGAGATGATGTAATTTTAAGGGTTATAAGAGACAATGTTAAATATGATTTGAGAAAATTTGGTTCTGCTGGAGAAAAGAAGTTAGGATATATAATTTGGAAATTGGCTCAAGTTGAGATTCTTTCTGAAAATAGAAAAGAAAAGCCTATTCTTCTTATTGATGACCTTTTTGGGGATTTGGATGAGGATAAGCAAAGAAAAGTATGGGAGGGAATAAAGAATTTTCAGATATTCTTAACTACTCCTATTAGAATAGAGTTTCTTAAAGATTTTCCTCATTTTTTAGTAAAAAATGGTGAGGTTATTTTAAATGCCTGA
- the larC gene encoding nickel pincer cofactor biosynthesis protein LarC has protein sequence MKVLYFDCFSGISGDMILGALLDLGVNLEEWKNELNKIPVEGYKIEISKKQKNHIWGTDVEIIIEDHHSHRHLEDLLEIVDKSELSENIKNRAKEVFYKIAEAEAKIHNTSINEVHFHEVGALDTVIDVLGSLILLDMLKVDKIYSSPLPLGGGFVNASHGTIPVPAPATLEILRGVPVYRDGREGELVTPTGAAIISTIAEFVKILPPIKVDKVGYGCGKKDFPFPNLLRVYEGELIEKVIEEKNVVLETNIDDMNPQIFGYLTEKLFKEGALDVFLTPVYMKKGRPGVLLTVIAPLAMEEKLLEVIFGETTTLGVRRIYVDKRIMQREIREIETKWGKVRIKVANINGIKKAYPEYEDCKSIAERENIPLKDVIGEIEKIIERELEV, from the coding sequence ATGAAAGTATTATATTTTGATTGTTTCTCAGGTATAAGTGGAGATATGATTCTTGGGGCTCTATTAGATCTTGGAGTCAATTTGGAAGAATGGAAAAATGAACTTAATAAGATTCCTGTTGAGGGATATAAAATTGAGATATCTAAGAAACAAAAAAATCATATATGGGGAACAGATGTGGAAATAATTATAGAAGATCATCATTCTCATAGGCATCTTGAGGATCTTTTGGAGATTGTAGATAAAAGTGAACTATCCGAAAACATAAAGAACAGGGCAAAAGAGGTTTTTTATAAAATCGCTGAAGCGGAAGCTAAAATTCATAATACATCTATAAATGAAGTGCATTTTCATGAAGTAGGGGCTTTGGATACAGTTATTGACGTGTTAGGTTCACTAATTTTATTAGATATGTTAAAGGTTGATAAAATTTATTCTTCTCCTCTCCCCCTTGGCGGAGGATTTGTCAATGCTTCCCATGGGACTATACCTGTTCCAGCGCCTGCAACTTTGGAAATACTAAGAGGGGTTCCTGTGTATAGGGATGGAAGAGAGGGAGAACTTGTTACTCCTACTGGAGCTGCAATTATATCTACTATAGCTGAGTTTGTAAAAATTCTTCCTCCTATAAAAGTAGATAAAGTTGGTTACGGTTGTGGAAAAAAAGATTTTCCTTTTCCCAATCTTCTTAGAGTATATGAAGGGGAATTGATAGAGAAAGTTATTGAAGAAAAGAATGTGGTACTTGAGACTAACATAGATGATATGAATCCACAAATTTTTGGCTATTTGACAGAAAAACTTTTCAAAGAGGGAGCCTTGGATGTTTTCTTAACTCCTGTTTATATGAAAAAAGGAAGACCTGGGGTTCTTCTTACGGTTATAGCTCCTTTAGCTATGGAGGAAAAACTTTTAGAAGTCATATTTGGAGAAACAACGACCCTTGGGGTAAGAAGAATTTATGTGGATAAAAGAATTATGCAAAGAGAGATAAGAGAGATTGAGACAAAATGGGGTAAAGTGAGAATAAAAGTAGCAAATATCAACGGCATTAAAAAAGCTTACCCTGAATATGAGGATTGTAAAAGTATTGCAGAAAGAGAAAATATTCCTTTGAAAGATGTAATTGGGGAAATTGAAAAGATAATAGAAAGGGAGTTGGAAGTATGA
- the dnaN gene encoding DNA polymerase III subunit beta — MKFITQQEDLYKSLQFVKSAVATKTTIPILTYVYMKAENDTLYLQGNNLEIGLALSMPVIVEEPGEVCLPASLFIDVIGKLPEVTLEIHVNERNRAVIHAGYSDIEIQGESTEEFPKVEIGNIGEYHASFDRILFAKAIKQTIFAAAEDEIKQVLTGVLFEGKEGKLNMVAVDGHRLALKTLEIEKDFAPIIVPSKSLKEWQKIITKAMDDRVNMAALDNQVVFNCGEIYFISRLLQGQFPAYDKIIPTDFTASFKANRKDFLDVLGRMEVFAEIDQTNTVKISLSSEEVVISTLPSERGFAKEVLPAEVEIDGNLEIGFNVEYLMDPLDNADWDEVVMRFTSDLGPALITSPEDENYTYILMPVRL, encoded by the coding sequence ATGAAGTTTATCACTCAGCAAGAAGATTTATATAAGTCATTGCAGTTTGTTAAGAGCGCTGTTGCTACAAAAACCACTATACCTATTCTAACTTATGTCTATATGAAGGCTGAGAATGATACTTTATATCTTCAAGGGAATAATTTAGAAATTGGACTTGCTTTAAGTATGCCTGTTATTGTTGAAGAGCCAGGAGAAGTTTGTCTTCCGGCAAGTCTATTTATAGATGTTATTGGAAAACTTCCTGAAGTAACTTTAGAGATCCATGTGAATGAGAGAAATAGAGCAGTAATCCATGCTGGATACTCGGATATAGAGATTCAAGGGGAAAGTACAGAAGAGTTTCCAAAAGTGGAAATTGGTAATATAGGTGAATATCACGCAAGTTTTGATAGAATTCTGTTCGCAAAAGCTATAAAGCAGACTATTTTTGCTGCAGCCGAAGATGAAATAAAACAAGTACTTACTGGGGTTCTTTTTGAAGGAAAAGAAGGAAAATTAAATATGGTAGCAGTGGATGGGCATAGGCTTGCTCTTAAGACCTTGGAAATAGAAAAAGATTTTGCTCCTATAATTGTTCCTTCTAAGAGCTTAAAGGAGTGGCAAAAAATAATTACAAAAGCTATGGATGATAGGGTAAATATGGCTGCTTTAGATAACCAAGTAGTATTTAATTGTGGAGAGATTTATTTTATATCAAGGCTTCTTCAGGGACAGTTTCCAGCTTATGATAAGATAATACCAACGGATTTTACAGCCTCTTTTAAAGCTAACAGGAAAGACTTTCTGGATGTTTTAGGAAGAATGGAGGTCTTTGCCGAAATAGATCAAACAAATACGGTAAAAATTAGTCTTTCTTCAGAGGAGGTTGTAATTTCTACTTTGCCATCGGAAAGAGGTTTTGCTAAGGAAGTATTGCCTGCTGAGGTTGAAATAGATGGTAATTTAGAGATAGGTTTCAATGTGGAATACCTTATGGATCCTTTGGACAATGCTGACTGGGATGAAGTAGTCATGAGATTTACTTCTGATCTTGGACCTGCTTTGATCACATCTCCTGAAGATGAGAATTATACATATATCTTAATGCCTGTAAGATTATGA
- a CDS encoding DUF721 domain-containing protein: MPDSLYSKLWEVFIKLNLEKKLCEYLAMDKWEEVVGETLSQHTKPAYVREGVLYVYVDSSVWVQELSLFKDKLIEKLNSSMIIPHVIKDIVFIDKGRAFKKFKKKEIKREIKLSLQEEQRIAKIVEDIKDEELREILRNYYRSIALIRKGGIKNGGNKER; this comes from the coding sequence ATGCCTGATTCTTTATATTCAAAGCTTTGGGAAGTTTTTATAAAGTTAAACCTTGAGAAGAAACTTTGTGAGTATCTTGCTATGGATAAGTGGGAAGAGGTAGTAGGAGAGACTCTTTCTCAACATACGAAACCTGCTTATGTTAGGGAGGGGGTTTTGTATGTGTATGTGGACAGCAGTGTATGGGTACAGGAGCTTTCTCTTTTCAAAGATAAGCTTATAGAAAAATTAAACAGCAGTATGATTATTCCTCACGTAATTAAAGACATTGTATTTATAGATAAAGGAAGGGCTTTTAAAAAGTTCAAAAAGAAGGAAATAAAAAGGGAGATTAAGCTTTCTTTGCAGGAGGAGCAAAGAATTGCTAAAATAGTTGAGGATATAAAAGATGAAGAATTAAGAGAAATATTGAGAAATTATTATAGAAGTATAGCTTTAATTCGAAAGGGAGGTATTAAGAATGGCGGTAACAAAGAAAGATAA
- the larB gene encoding nickel pincer cofactor biosynthesis protein LarB, translating to MREKLREILEKVKTGEVSIEKAIDELRILPYEDLGYAKVDHLRGVIKGFPEVIFSQGKTTDQVINIMLNLLKINKRVIATRASFELYEKLKEYIPDAIYFDKARIIAVLREDIKKKGKVVVACAGTADLPVAEEAAITAEIMGSNVERIYDVGVAGLHRLIDQLDKFYSSNVVIVVAGMEGALPSVVGGLIAKPIIAVPTSVGYGANFNGLSALLSMLNSCVPGIAVVNIDNGFSAGYLANMINLMVEENRK from the coding sequence ATGAGAGAAAAACTAAGAGAAATACTTGAAAAAGTAAAAACGGGGGAAGTCTCTATAGAGAAGGCAATCGACGAACTCAGAATTTTACCTTATGAAGACCTTGGATATGCCAAAGTTGATCATTTGAGGGGAGTAATAAAGGGTTTCCCAGAAGTAATTTTTTCTCAAGGAAAGACTACAGACCAGGTAATAAATATAATGCTAAATTTGTTAAAGATTAATAAAAGGGTTATAGCAACAAGGGCAAGTTTTGAGCTTTATGAAAAGCTAAAAGAATATATTCCTGATGCAATCTATTTTGATAAAGCCAGGATAATAGCTGTTTTAAGGGAAGACATAAAGAAAAAGGGTAAAGTTGTGGTTGCTTGTGCAGGGACTGCGGATCTGCCTGTTGCTGAAGAGGCAGCTATAACCGCAGAAATTATGGGAAGCAATGTGGAAAGGATATATGATGTGGGAGTTGCAGGTTTGCACAGGTTAATAGATCAACTTGATAAATTTTATTCTTCTAATGTGGTAATAGTAGTTGCTGGTATGGAAGGGGCTTTACCTTCAGTGGTAGGAGGACTTATAGCAAAACCTATAATTGCTGTTCCCACAAGTGTAGGATACGGAGCTAATTTTAATGGGCTTTCTGCTTTGCTGAGTATGTTAAATAGCTGTGTTCCTGGGATTGCAGTGGTCAATATAGACAACGGATTCTCCGCAGGTTATTTAGCAAATATGATAAATTTAATGGTGGAGGAAAATAGAAAATGA
- the gyrB gene encoding DNA topoisomerase (ATP-hydrolyzing) subunit B, producing the protein MAVTKKDKYTADSIQILEGTEAVRRRPGMYIGDTGIRGLHHLIFELVDNSIDEVMAGYCNYILVELKKDGSVVVADNGRGIPVDIHPQAKKPALEVVLTTLHAGGKFSNSIYKISGGLHGVGLSVVNALSSKLEVEVMRDGKIFYQGYEKGKPVMPLTVRGETDETGTKIRFYPDSEIFETTKFDYDIVANRLRELAFLNPNVTIELRDERTGKSNVFKYEGGLLEFIEYLSKGKEILHEPIYMRREEENLIVEIVMQYNSGYDELILSYANNIHTIEGGTHVTGFRTALTRVVNNFARNWGLWKENESLSGDDVREGLTAIVSVKVPDPQFEGQTKTKLGNTEVRKFVEKVVEEELTEYFSENPEVGKLIISKIIEAYRARQAARKARELVRRKSLLESSLLPGKLADCSERDPEKCELFIVEGESAGGSAKQARDRRYQAILPLRGKILNVEKAQHLTKILSSEEIKAIIASLGTGIGQDFDLSKLRYHKIIIMTDADVDGAHIRTLLLTFFYRHFRPLIEGGYIYIAQPPLYLLKKGKEERYAYSEEEKEEILREWGYPDNVYIQRYKGLGEMDPEQLRETTMDPQKRILLQVTIEDALEAERLFSILMGNNVEERRSFIEQKAKFVRNLDI; encoded by the coding sequence ATGGCGGTAACAAAGAAAGATAAATACACAGCAGACAGTATTCAGATATTGGAAGGAACAGAAGCTGTTAGAAGAAGACCTGGCATGTATATAGGAGATACAGGGATAAGAGGATTACACCACCTCATCTTTGAATTAGTAGATAATAGTATCGACGAGGTTATGGCAGGATATTGTAATTATATACTAGTGGAACTCAAGAAAGATGGGTCAGTAGTAGTCGCAGATAATGGGAGAGGAATTCCTGTGGATATACATCCTCAAGCCAAAAAACCAGCTCTTGAGGTTGTTCTTACTACTCTTCATGCAGGAGGAAAATTTTCTAACTCCATATATAAAATAAGTGGTGGACTTCATGGAGTTGGACTTTCAGTGGTTAATGCCTTGTCATCAAAACTTGAAGTTGAGGTTATGAGGGATGGAAAAATTTTTTATCAGGGCTATGAGAAAGGAAAACCAGTAATGCCTCTTACGGTTAGAGGGGAAACAGATGAAACTGGTACAAAGATAAGGTTTTATCCTGATTCGGAGATTTTTGAAACTACAAAATTTGATTATGATATTGTGGCAAATAGATTAAGGGAGCTTGCTTTTTTAAATCCCAATGTAACCATTGAGCTGAGAGATGAACGAACTGGAAAATCTAACGTTTTCAAGTATGAGGGGGGACTTCTTGAATTTATTGAGTATCTCTCCAAAGGTAAAGAGATTCTTCATGAACCTATTTATATGAGAAGGGAAGAAGAAAATTTAATTGTAGAAATTGTAATGCAATATAACTCAGGATATGATGAGCTAATTTTATCCTATGCAAATAATATTCATACTATTGAGGGTGGAACCCATGTTACAGGTTTTAGAACTGCCCTGACAAGAGTGGTTAATAACTTTGCAAGAAATTGGGGTTTATGGAAAGAAAACGAAAGTCTTTCAGGGGATGATGTACGTGAGGGGCTTACCGCTATAGTTAGCGTAAAAGTTCCCGACCCTCAATTTGAAGGACAAACCAAAACAAAACTTGGAAATACAGAAGTAAGGAAATTTGTAGAAAAGGTTGTGGAGGAAGAACTAACAGAGTATTTTTCTGAGAATCCCGAGGTAGGAAAACTTATAATAAGTAAGATTATTGAGGCTTATAGGGCAAGACAAGCAGCAAGAAAGGCAAGAGAGCTTGTAAGAAGAAAGAGTCTCTTAGAATCAAGCTTGCTTCCAGGAAAGCTTGCGGATTGTTCTGAAAGAGATCCAGAAAAATGTGAGCTTTTTATTGTTGAGGGAGAGTCTGCAGGCGGTTCTGCAAAGCAGGCAAGAGACAGGAGATACCAGGCTATTTTGCCTTTAAGGGGTAAAATATTAAATGTAGAGAAGGCTCAACATCTCACTAAAATACTTTCAAGCGAGGAAATTAAGGCAATAATTGCATCCTTAGGAACAGGAATAGGTCAGGATTTTGATTTATCAAAGTTAAGATATCATAAAATCATAATTATGACCGATGCTGATGTGGATGGAGCTCATATAAGAACTCTACTTTTGACCTTCTTTTATAGACATTTTAGACCTCTTATTGAAGGTGGCTATATTTATATAGCTCAACCACCGCTGTATCTCCTAAAAAAGGGTAAAGAAGAAAGATATGCTTATTCTGAGGAGGAAAAAGAGGAGATTCTTAGGGAGTGGGGGTACCCAGATAATGTTTATATACAACGATATAAAGGACTTGGAGAAATGGATCCAGAGCAACTTAGAGAAACCACTATGGATCCCCAAAAGAGAATTTTACTTCAGGTTACTATAGAAGATGCCTTAGAGGCGGAGAGATTATTTTCTATTTTAATGGGAAATAATGTAGAGGAAAGAAGAAGTTTTATAGAGCAAAAAGCGAAATTTGTGAGAAATTTAGATATTTAG
- the guaA gene encoding glutamine-hydrolyzing GMP synthase — protein MIAVVDFGSQYTQLIARRFREIGVYSEIYSPNVKYSFLKEKEVKGIVLSGGPNSVYDSDLEIDYEIFKGDIPILGICFGFQFMAKFLGGEVRKGEKGEFGLTEIKIVRDSLLFEGLEKKEKVWMSHYDVVTKLPEDFVDIAISENGFLAAAQSLKKPFFAVQFHPEVSHTEKGRLIIENFAFKICKAEKNWNLDRFVEEKIEEIREQVGENKVLLAVSGGVDSTTLAVLLQRAIGDKLTAIFVDHGLLRIGEKEEVSRFLKDLGVNLVVIDARERFLEKLRGVIDPEEKRRVIGHEFVGVFKEEARKRGPFKFLAQGTLYPDVIESAASNTGMAAKIKTHHNVGGLPEELGFELIEPFRYLFKDEVRKIAEILGIPKDIIRRQPFPGPGLAVRILGEVTEDKLELLRRADRILMEEIKKWDKYDEIWQSFAVLLPIKTVGVKGDFRSYEYVIAIRIVKSEDGMTANFVEVPYDILGKIARRITNEIIGINRVVYDLTDKPPATIEWE, from the coding sequence ATGATTGCAGTTGTTGATTTTGGTTCTCAATATACTCAGCTCATTGCAAGGAGATTTAGAGAGATAGGGGTATATTCAGAGATTTATTCTCCTAATGTGAAATACTCTTTTTTAAAGGAAAAAGAGGTAAAAGGAATAGTACTTTCTGGTGGACCTAATAGTGTTTATGATAGTGATTTGGAGATAGATTACGAGATTTTTAAAGGCGATATACCTATTTTGGGAATTTGTTTTGGTTTTCAGTTTATGGCTAAATTTTTAGGAGGAGAAGTTAGAAAAGGAGAAAAGGGAGAATTTGGCTTAACGGAGATAAAGATAGTTAGAGATTCCCTTTTATTTGAAGGACTTGAAAAGAAAGAGAAGGTTTGGATGAGTCATTATGATGTGGTGACAAAACTCCCTGAAGATTTTGTGGATATAGCTATATCTGAGAATGGTTTTCTTGCTGCTGCTCAGTCTCTGAAGAAACCCTTTTTTGCTGTTCAGTTTCATCCTGAGGTTTCTCATACAGAAAAGGGACGTTTAATTATTGAGAATTTTGCCTTTAAGATTTGTAAGGCTGAAAAGAATTGGAATCTTGATAGATTTGTGGAGGAAAAGATAGAAGAAATAAGAGAACAAGTTGGGGAGAATAAAGTGCTTCTCGCAGTGAGCGGCGGAGTAGATTCAACAACCCTTGCAGTTTTATTGCAGAGGGCTATTGGAGATAAGCTAACTGCTATTTTTGTAGACCATGGGTTATTGAGAATAGGAGAAAAGGAAGAAGTATCAAGATTTTTAAAGGATCTTGGTGTGAATTTAGTAGTGATAGATGCTAGGGAGAGATTTCTTGAAAAATTAAGAGGAGTTATTGATCCTGAGGAAAAGAGAAGGGTTATTGGACACGAATTTGTAGGGGTTTTTAAAGAAGAGGCAAGAAAAAGGGGACCTTTTAAATTTCTTGCCCAAGGTACTCTTTATCCTGATGTTATAGAAAGTGCTGCATCTAACACTGGAATGGCTGCTAAGATAAAGACTCATCATAATGTAGGCGGGCTCCCTGAAGAACTCGGTTTTGAGTTGATTGAGCCCTTTAGATATCTGTTTAAAGATGAAGTAAGGAAAATTGCAGAAATTTTAGGAATTCCTAAGGATATCATAAGAAGGCAACCTTTTCCAGGACCAGGGCTTGCAGTGAGAATTCTTGGTGAAGTCACAGAAGATAAGTTAGAGCTTTTGAGAAGAGCTGATCGAATTCTGATGGAAGAGATTAAGAAATGGGATAAATATGATGAAATATGGCAGTCCTTTGCAGTATTGCTCCCTATAAAAACAGTTGGTGTAAAGGGAGATTTTAGATCTTATGAATATGTTATTGCCATTAGGATTGTGAAAAGTGAAGATGGGATGACTGCAAACTTTGTTGAGGTACCCTATGATATCCTTGGTAAGATAGCACGAAGAATAACTAATGAGATAATAGGTATAAACAGGGTAGTGTATGATCTTACTGATAAACCGCCTGCTACTATTGAATGGGAATAG
- a CDS encoding RrF2 family transcriptional regulator, translating into MFRVSAKLEYGLRAMIFLGKNYPHEKLTLSQISQEENISREFLAQLMSELRRANLVESYKGITGGYTLTKPPHEITLKEIFEALEGPIQIIDCIHIDNKCNKERSCYSKNIWIFIEKKIIDLLGSLTLEDLINGTIRKEEILTL; encoded by the coding sequence ATGTTTAGAGTATCCGCAAAATTAGAGTATGGCTTAAGAGCCATGATCTTCTTGGGGAAAAATTATCCCCATGAAAAGTTGACCCTTTCTCAGATATCACAGGAAGAAAACATATCAAGAGAATTTCTTGCTCAGCTTATGTCAGAACTAAGAAGAGCAAATCTTGTGGAAAGCTATAAAGGCATAACGGGAGGCTATACTTTAACTAAACCACCCCATGAAATAACTTTAAAAGAGATTTTCGAAGCCTTAGAGGGACCTATTCAGATTATTGATTGTATCCATATAGATAACAAATGTAATAAAGAAAGAAGCTGTTATTCAAAAAATATTTGGATATTTATCGAAAAGAAAATCATAGATCTTTTGGGGAGTTTAACCTTAGAAGACCTTATTAATGGAACAATTAGAAAGGAGGAAATTTTAACATTATGA
- the sufC gene encoding Fe-S cluster assembly ATPase SufC: MKEVLKKEMLRLENLKVKVKDEVILENINLSLNEGVHVLLGPNGTGKSTLLGAIMGLSKYKVSGKIWFYNEDITELSPDQRFKKGIFLAYQLPPAVRGVRLKDILKKILNIDPKKSLPDEVYTYLRELDLDESFLEREINYGFSGGERKKSEILQLLLAKPKLAMLDEPDSGVDIDSLKLIGENLRKISKESNLLIVTHNLKILDYVNTDSVVVLLDGKYIYKDGIEIIHQIEERGYEYVRRLAYAQNLS, encoded by the coding sequence ATGAAAGAAGTATTGAAGAAAGAGATGTTAAGATTGGAAAATTTAAAAGTCAAAGTCAAAGACGAGGTAATTCTTGAAAACATAAATCTCTCTCTAAATGAGGGAGTACATGTACTCCTTGGGCCCAATGGAACAGGAAAATCTACTCTCTTAGGAGCAATTATGGGACTTTCCAAATATAAAGTGTCAGGAAAAATATGGTTCTATAATGAGGATATTACTGAATTATCTCCAGATCAAAGGTTTAAAAAAGGAATATTTCTTGCATATCAATTACCACCAGCTGTAAGAGGTGTAAGATTAAAAGATATTTTAAAGAAAATCTTAAATATTGATCCTAAAAAAAGTTTACCCGATGAGGTATATACATATTTAAGAGAATTAGACCTTGATGAAAGTTTCCTTGAAAGAGAAATTAATTATGGGTTTTCAGGAGGAGAAAGAAAGAAAAGTGAAATTCTTCAACTCCTATTGGCAAAACCAAAGCTCGCTATGCTTGACGAGCCAGATTCGGGTGTAGATATAGATTCTCTAAAACTTATTGGCGAAAACTTAAGAAAGATCTCCAAAGAAAGTAATCTGTTAATTGTTACCCATAATCTGAAGATTCTTGATTATGTAAATACTGATTCTGTGGTTGTGCTTTTAGATGGAAAATATATTTATAAAGACGGTATTGAAATAATACATCAGATTGAAGAAAGAGGATATGAGTATGTAAGGAGGTTAGCATATGCTCAAAACTTATCTTAA